GACTACCACGAGCAGATGCGGAAGCAGGAGGACAATCCGTCCGCGGGAGGGGACCTGCTGGGCTACCTCCACGAACTGTCCGGAGACCCCCTCCTGGTGATCGCGAAGTACGGAGCGCACGAGGACTTCGGGCCTCGTGAGGCCGTGTGCCCGGCGATCCACGTCTACGCCAGCCCCCTGGAGCGCCCCGATGTCCTCGCCGAGGCGCGCGAGACCGAGCGGGCCTTCCGCCGCCTGCACCACGGCTACGAGCGGACCGCGGCGGTCCGGCCGATGAAGGTGGGAGGAGTGCCGGGAGCCGGCTTCGCCTACCGCTACGTGATGGGCGAGGATGCGATGCTCCCCGTGCACGTCCAGGCGCGGATGGCCCACGGACGGGCCATGCACTTCTCGATCGGCATGTCCGGCCCTCCCGACGGACCCGAGCGGGCCGACACGGAGTTCGCCATGGCCTGGGCCTCACTGCGGATCGGGGCCTGAGCACCGATGAAGATCGCCCTCGTCGTCGTCGCCGCCGCTCTGTTCGTGATCGTGGCCACCGTGGTGCTGTTCCGGTCGACCCGGGCCGACCTGCCGGCGCCGGCGAGCATGGCCACCCTGCCCGACGCCCTCGACATCCATCTCGCCGCGCGGGAGGCTCGCTTCGACGACCTGCGCGCGGGCGCCGAGAAGAAGATCGTATGGCACGATCCGACCACGAAGCGTCGAACGCCGCTGGCCATCGTCTACCTCCACGGTTTCTCGGCGACCCGGCGCGAGGCGTTCCCGTTGGCCGAGACGGTCGCCGATTCGCTCGGCGCCAACCTCTTCCTCACGCGGCTGAGCGGACACGGGCGCGACGGTGAGGCCATGGCCGAGGCCACGGTGGCCGACTGGTTGGCCGACGTGCGCGAAGCGATGGCGGTGGCCGCACGGCTCGGGGAACGCACGGTGCTCGTGGGTCTGTCGACCGGTGGGACCCTGGCGGTGTGGGCCGCGACACGGCCGGACTGGAAGGACCAGCTCGAGGCGCTCGTCCTGATCTCACCGAACCTCGGTCCGCGCGACGTGCGGGCCGGGCTGCTGCTGTGGCCGGGCGGACTCACGCTCACCCGATGGATCCAGGGCCCGGAGCGCGCGTGGGAGCCGCAGAACGAGCAGCACGCTGCGCACTGGACCACGCGTTACCCGGTCGAGGCGGTGGCCACGATGATGCGCCTGGTGACGGGGGTACGGCGGCTCGATCCGAGCGAGATCGTCACGCCGGTGCTGCTGCTGCATTCCGACCGCGACACGGTGATCCGTGTGGATCGGGCGATCGACGTCTTCGACAGAATGGAATCCGACCGCAGCGAACGGGTCGTCGTCTCCGGCGTGGGCGACGAGGACGGGCACGTCCTCGCCGGTGACGTCCTGTCGCCGGGGACGACCGATCAGGTCGTCCGCGCGATCGTCGGGTTCGTGCGCGGGGACTCGACGCGGGACTGAGCGGTCAGAACAGTTCGATCTCGCCCTGGTCCATGTGTTCCTGGCCGACACGGCGGTGGGTTCCGGCCCACTCCTCGCGCATCTTCCCGATCGCCTCGCCCAGCTCGAGAAGCCGTTCGGCGAAGCGCCGCATCTCGTCGGCGTCGGCGTCACGCAGGTTCACGGCCGTGTCCTGGATCTGCTCGCTCAGGTCGTCGAGACGGTCGAGGCGGCCGAGGATCTCGTCGGCGAGCTGGTTGACGAGGTCGTCGACCTGCAGGGACTGCAGGACCACCGAGAGGGCATCGCCCATGCGGCGGCCCAGGTCGTGGACGTGTTCACCGTCGAGCTCCGCCGGCTCGACCTCGATACCCGAGCGCGACGCCAATGTGGCCAGACGTTCCCGCAGGTGGCGACGGATCTCCGACGGGCCCCGCTCGTCGTCGAGGTCGGTCATCACGGCCTGCAGGATGTCGGCGGTGTCCTGGACGAAGTGCTTGAGGCCGGCCCGCGCCAGGCGGCGGTCGACGTCCTCGTGGCCGAGGACGGACTCGATCAGGCGTTCGGTGGCGTCGCTGGTGAGCGAGCGGATCTGCTCGAGCGATTGGCGCACGCCGCGGGTCTGGTCGCCGGTGGCCGGCTGGAGTTCCTCGCTCAGGGTGGCGAAGGCCACCGATGGCGAGCGCCGGTGGTCGTCAGAAGAGTTCGGCATCGCCCCAGTCCATCTGCTGCTGTTCCACCGGTTGGTGGGACAAGGTGTCGAAGAGTCCGTGCTTCGCGCGAAGGGTCCGGGCGAGCTGCTCGACGGTGGCCTCGGCCTGGCCCAGGCTCGTCGGATCGGACAGTTTCCAGGTCTCGTCGCTGAAGGTCTCGGCCGCGTACAGGCGCAGGAGATTGGTGCGTTGGCTCACATGCTCGATCAACTGACGCACCATGTCCTCGAACTGCAGGGCCGTGATCGCCAGACCGACCTCGTTGCCGATGTTGCCGGCGATCGCCTCGACCTCGGCCATGGTCGACTTGGCGTGTTCGTTGATCTCGTGCAGGTCCTGCAGCATGGTGTCGATCTCGGACTTCGAGGCCAGGGCCGACTGCATGTCCTCGCCGGCCATGGTCTCCATGATCTCTCGAGCCTGGTTGATCGAGGTGTGCGAGCCCTCGACCAGTGAGCGGATCTCGTCGGCGAAGCCGTGGCTGTCGGCGGCGAGCTTGCGGACTTCGTCGGCGACCACCATGAAGCCCCGCCCGGCGCTACCGGCACGCGCGGCCTCGATGTTCGCGTTCAGCGCGAGCAGGCGGGTGCGCTCGGCGATGTTCTGCACTTCACCGATTCGTCCCGCCACCTGGTCCATCTGTCCGCTGATGTCCTGGATCCGGCGGACCATGTCCTGACTCTGCTGTGAGATCGCCGAGATCTGGTCGACGAAGGCGCCGACGAGGCGGTTGTTCTCCTGGGCGAACTCCTCGAGGCTCACCCGGCGGGATCCGTCGTCGCTCTCGTCGCTCATGATCGAGCGTACCTTCGTCAGCTGCATCTGGGTGCCCTCGTTCATGCCCGTGAAGCTGGCGCCGAGCTTGCCGACCGCGTCCCCGATCAATCCGCGGACCTGCTCGAGCTCCTGCTGGACCAGCGACACCTGCTCGATCTGCGGGCTCATCAGCTCCCAGAGGAGCATGAACGTAGCGGGACAGAAGCCTTCGTGGTCGTGATCGTCGGCCTTCACGCGCGGTCGTCCGTCGGGTTCGTCGGCGCCCGATCCGACGTGTGAGATCCATCCTCCGAATGCCAACGTGGCCACCCCGCTTCCGCCGGCGGCCACCAGCCAGGTGGGGCTCCCGAACAGGAACAGGAGCAGCGGCGTCGCACCGAGTACGACCATGAGCGAGAGGCGGATCCACCGTCCACGAACGGACGCGTCCGCAACGGCGAAAGGGGAGGGATGGGGTGGCCAGCGCAACATGATGTCAGACCTCGATGGATCGGAAGGTCGTCGTCGAGTCCAGGGTGCGTGCACGGTCGAGGATCGTGGCGCACATCGAACCCAGGGGGGGCGGTTCGTCGGTCGCGGCCGGGCGATGGGTGGATGCAGACATGTCCCGGACGGAACTCGTGGCCCCGTCCTGGGCCAGGGTCGCCGACCCGGTGTGCTTCGTCTCGATCAGGTCCGTCGCACCGTCACCGACGGAATCCCGCGTCTCCCGCAGTATCTGTCGAACCAGGGCCGAGTCGTCGACGATCAGGACACGTGTGGTCATCGTGTTCACGTCCCTCAGAAGAGCTCGACGGCGCCGCCGACGGGTTTGCGATCGATCGTGCGGCGGTAGTTCTCCTCGCGCTTCACGACCTCGCTCTCGACCTGCTTCAGTCTCTTGACCTGCACCCTCCCCGAATGGGGTTCGTAGTAGAGCTTGCGCGGGAAGCGATCGCCGACGTCCTCGGCCGAGACACGGAAGCCCTCGATCTGCAGGAACTCACGCACGAAGGCGATGTTCTTGCCGCCGATGTCGGCCATCGAACTGAGGATCTTTCCGCCGCCGAAGATCTTGACCTCGAGCCGATCGCGACTCCCGCCGTGCTTGAGGATGTCGTTGATCATGTTCTCCATCGCGTAGGTGCCGTACCGGTTCGCGGCCGACGCGCTGCGCGCCACGTGGCGGGCCAGGCTCGCCGGGTCGTCGTTGGCGGGCAGCATGAAGTGGTTCATGCCGCCGACACCCAGCACGGTGTCGCGCACGCAGGCCGACACGCAGGAACCGAGCACCGTCATGATCAGGTGATCCTCGGTCGTGACGTAGTACTCGCCCGGATTCAGCTTCGCGGCGAAGCGACCGTAGCGGCGGTCCCAGTAGAAGCCGATGTGTTCGAAACCCCGCAGTGGGCGCGGCGGACTCGGAGCCGGGGCAGTGGCGTGCGCGTTCATCGGTGGACCGCCTTCCGATCGCGGCTGCGGCCGGGAATCCGGGTGGGGCGGTCGTCGATCAGGGTCTTGATCTCCCTGGCCGTGTCCGCACTACGGCCGGCGAGATCGCGGGCCTCGGCGGCGACCACCGCGAAGCCAGGGCCCCGCTCGCCGGCTCGTGCGGTCTCGACGGCGGCGTTCAGCGCCAGCAGGTTGGTCCGGAATGCGATGTCGTCGGCTGCGCTCGTGATGCTGGCCGCTGCCTGGCGCGTGGGCTCGACCACGGAGTCGAGCAGACGGTTGACCCCCGCGGCCAGGTTCTTCGTGGAGCCGACGTAGCGGTCGGGATCGATGCGTCGGTCCAGCCGTCCGGCCACGGCGTTCTCGATCAGGGCCTGGATCTCCCGTTCGGCGTCGACCTGGTCGCTGACGTCGCTCCACTCGTTGCAGATGCCCAGATACCGGCCTTCGTCGTCGAGGACGGCGGTCACGTTCAGGTCGAAGACCAGTGGGCCGACCTGGACGCGGGCGCGGTGGGGGAGGCTCGACGGATCGCGCAGCAGCGCGCGCACCCCTTCGAGATCGGCGTGGAAGGCGTCGATGTCGAAACCGACGAGACGATCGATGTCGAGTTGCGGACACACGCGCTTCAAGGCGGCTTCGTGGCGACGAAGGGTACGGACGGTGGCCTGGTTCACGTAGGTGATGTTCAGCTCGGGGTCGCAGATCACGATGTTCGTGCTCGCCCCGTCGACGGCGGCGCGCAGCCGAGTCGCCTCGATGTCGGCCGCACGTTGCCAGCGGTCGGGCTCGGGTCCGGGCACGCTGAGCGACGCGACCAGTCCGGCGATCTCGGTCGCGAGCGTGCGCAGGTGGGCCGGGCGGAGGCCGACGGCGTGCAGGGTCGGGGCCCAGTCCCGGACCAGTTCCTCGAGCCGGTGCGGATGGTCCAGGGCCTCGGCGGCCAGACCCACGGCCGTACGGAGGCGCTCGACGGCGACCGGCTCGACGTCGACGGCGGGAGCCACCGCACGGACCCGTTCCACCAGGTGTCCGGCCAGAGTTCCGAGGCGGTCCGTCGGGACCACGTCGAACGAAGCGGTGTCGAGCAAGCGCGACGGATCGAGCAGGACGAGCATGCGGTCGTCGACGATCCCCAGTCCCGAGACGACATCGAGGTCGGCACTCGCCCCGAAGTCGGGCGCGGGCTCGATCGCTTCGCGGTCGAGATCCCGGACGTCGTTCACCGCGTCGACGACCACGCCGATCACGCGCTCGCCGATCGCGTCGGCGTGTACGCGCAGGACGATGTTCACCGTGGTCGGTCCGTAGACCGTGGGCTCCAGGCCGAAGCGGGCACGGAGGTCGACGATCGGCACGATCGTTCCCCGTAGCTCGATCACGCCCTTCACGAAGTCGGGGGTGTTCGGCAGGGGCTTGGCGTCCTCCCAGCCCTTGATCTCCTGTACGTGCACGATGTCGACGCAGTACTCCTCGCCGGCGAGCACGAAGGTCAACACCTTCATGTCGTCTTCACGTCGGACCATGGGGCCGCGTTCGTCGAATGCCCGCACCGAGGCCATCGGGTCCTCGTGGCGTCCGGCGACCACGGAGCGGTCGACGCGAGAGTCCGTGCCGTGGGGGCGGGAGCGTGCGACGTCGATCATCATCGAACTACCCCAGCACCTTCTTGATCACCGCGAGTAGCTGCTCGGGGTTGAAGGGCTTGACCAGCCAACCCGTGGCCCCGGCCTGACGGCCGTCGCTCTTACGGCCGTCCCCCGATTCGGTGGTGAGCACCAGCATCGGCGTGAACTTGTAGCTGGGCAGCTGACGCAGCTCCTTGATCAACGTGATGCCGTCCATGTTCGGCATGTTCACGTCGGTCAGGACCAGGTTGAAGTTTCCGGTCTTGGCCAGGTCGAGGGCCTGCACGCCGTCTTCTGCTTCGGTCACGGTGTGGCCGGCGCTCTGGAGCGTGACCGTCACCATCTGGCGCAACGAGCGCGAGTCGTCGACCGCGAGAATCGTCGCCATGGTCTACTCTTCTCCCGATTGCGGGGTGATCGTGGCCGGGGGATCCGTCCCCGCGGCCCGCGCGAACGCCGGCTCGAACCCGAGCGTGGCGAATGTCGAAGCGAGACGTCCGCGTCTCCTTGGTCTCGTCCGGTGGGTATCGGAGGGCGTCCGGGAAATCTTGAACCCGGATCCTCCTCCCGAGGGGCGTTGACGTGGAGGTCGGAGCCCTTAGAGTCCGAACGCCGGAACCGGCGGGGCCTGGGTCGCCGTCGCACCCGGCAATTCCTTCCGGGAGACCGCTGTCATGTCCGACGAGCGAGCGATCGACACTCCCTTGCAGATGATCGGAGGCCGGGTCCGCCGTCGACCGACCTCGCCGGAGGCGAGCGCCGCTCTGCGTCGGCTCCGACGCCTGGGTGCGGCGGCCCTGATCATGCTCGCCGGGGGGTGGCTGCCGGGGATCTGGAGCCATCTCGTCGGCGCGTCCGCCGGTGCCGTCCTGATCGTCGAACTCGTCCGGATGCATCGTCCGCACGTGCTGGCCCCGCGGGTGTGGACCGCCGGCCTGGCGATCGCGGGGGCACCGCTGCTGGTTCCGGGAGCCTCGGACGTCGGCCGCGTGCTGTTCTCCACGGCGATCGTGGTGTTCCTGCTGCTGCGGCGACACCGTGTCCTGGGTGTTCTTCCGTCCTGGCACCGGGCGCTGGTCTTCGGCGGGTGTGTCGGTGCGATCGTACTGATGGTCCTCGTCCCCGATCTGCGTGAGGTCCGCGGCTGGTTCGGCGAGATCCTGCACGGTGTGCACGGGAGTGCCCGGCTGACGCTGGTGGTGGCCGCGGCCCTGACCGCGGTCCATCTGTTCCTGGGCATCCGCCTGCACTTCCTGCGACTGCGTCCGAAGCTGGCCGTGGCCGGCTTCCTGATCGCGGCCGTACCCGTGGTCCTGCTGGCCGCGTTGGCGGTGGTGGTCGTCTACGGCGTGGTGGGCAGTAGCACGAGTTCCCACGCACAGTCGGTGCTCGCCGGCTGGCTCGACCGTGTGGCAACGGGAGAACTGCACGGTCCGGGACCCTTCGAGGAAGGTTTCGGCGCGGTCGGAATCGCGGCGGAGATCGAGAGCCCGGCTCCGCCGCCCTGGCGCGACGAACTGGCCGACGCGATCGAGCACTCCGGCTTCGGCCCCGTTCCGGCGGGCCTGTGGGTCCGTCGGAACGGCGAGATCTGGGCCGTGCGGACCGGCGTGGACGAGGACGGGCAGCGCGTCCTGCTCGGCGGCCGACGGCTCGGACCGAAGAGCATCCAACGCCTGGCCGACCAGCTCGGCTGCGAGGTCGACCTGATGGGAGCGGTCGAGGATTCCGATCTGCATCTGACTCTCGGCGGGTCTCGTTCCGGCGGGATCCCGATCGGCGAGGGCGAGGGCCGCCTGCGGGCGAAGCCCCGGTCGGTGGACACCACGACGGAGTCTTCCCCGTGGACCGAGCAGTGGAGGATCTTCGGGGGAGCGACCTTCGAGGTCCACGATCTCGGAGGGGGGAGCCTCGACGCGACGGGTGCCCTGATCCGGCTACGGACCCGGCCCTCCGACCTGGTGGCGCTGGTCACCTCGGACGCGAACGTGGTGAATCAGATCGTCGGGGTCGCGCTGCTGGTGATCGCGGCCCTGTTCCTCATGCTCGAGGCCCTGGCGCTGTACTTCGGTCTGCGGATCGTGGGAGGGATCACCCTGGCCGTGAGCGGACTGCACCAGGCGATGCGGCGACTGGCCCGGGGCGATCTCGATACCCGCGTCGACCTGCCCAACCAGGACGAATTCGGTGACCTGGCCGAGGGCTTCAACGACATGACCCGGGCGATCCACGTGGCACAGGACCAGATCGTCGAGAAGCAACGACTCGAGCAGGAGATCGCGACCGCCCGCCGGATCCAGATCCGTCTGCTCCCCGAGTCGCTCCCCGAAGTGGAGGGCTACGAGATCGACGGCGGCAGTACGCCGAGCAAGCAGGTCGGTGGAGACTACTTCGACTTCATTCCGCTGCCCGACGGCCGGCTGGGCGTGGCCGTGGCCGACGTCAGCGGCAAGGGCATTCCGGCCGCGCTGCTCATGAGCAACCTCCAGGCGAGTCTGCAGGGACAGCTCCTGCACGAAGCGCAGGTGTCCGAGGTCGTCGAACGCATGAACGACCTGCTGGCCCGCAGCACCGACACGCACATGTTCGCGACCTTCTTCTACGGCGTGCTCGAACCCGCGACCGGTCGCGTGGTGGGGGTGAACGCGGGTCACGATCCGCCCCTCGTGGTGCGGGCCGACGGCACACTCGAGACCCTGCCCGCCGGCGGTCTGATCCTGGGGATGCTTCCCGGGCAGCGCTACACCGAGTGCAGCACGGTGCTCGCTCCGGGCGACAGCATGATCCTCTACACGGACGGGATCACCGAGGCGATGGGGCCGGGAACGCGGATTCCGGGACTGGACCTGCGGGCCCTGCCCGCGTCGACCGAGCCCACGATCGAGCGGCACGACCGCTCGATCGACGACGAGAACGGCGACGACGAAGAAGAGATCGTCACCAACTTCTTCGGCGAGGACCGGCTCCGCGAGATCGCGGTGGCACGACGCCACGAGAGCGCGGCGTCGATTCGCCGGGCGATCCTCGACGCGGTCTCTCGGCACGTGCGTGACGTTCCTCAGTCCGACGACGTGACGTTGGTGGTGATCAAGCGCCGGGCAGCCTGATCGTGGCGTATGCGGAGGTGCACCGTACGCGGATGCGCGGTCCGGCTCAGTGCCGGTCCGGTCGGTCCTCGCCGAGATCCAGTTCCTCTCGGACCAGCAACAACACGGCACTGTTCGGAACGATCAGGTAGTTCTCGCCCTCGAACTTGATCTCGACCGAGGCCTTCTTCAGGAACAGTGCCGTGTCGCCTTCGCGCGCCTGCAGCGGCACGTAGCGCGCCGAGGGCTCGCGCTTCTTCCACGGTTCGTCGTGGTCCATGGGCTCGGGCACGGGGATGCCCGGCCCCACCTTGATCACGCGACCGGACCGGACCTGCTGGTCGCTGACGGCCGTGGCCGGGAGGACGAGGCCGGTGTCCGTCCGTTCCTCGCCCTCCACGGGTTTGACCAGCAGCCGGTCGCCGACGACCAGCATGTGCTTGCGGATCGAGGCCATGGCCTACTTCACGCCATGGGTGAGCTTTCCGATCGGCTTGGCGAAGAGCAGGAAGACCACGCCCGAACCGATCACGATCAGGGCAACCGTCGAGAACAACTGGTCCTGCGGCATGTCCTCGATGAAGCCCGCTACCAGACCTGCGATCAGGTTACCGAGCGCCGCACCCACGAACCACGTACCCATCATCTGACTCACGAGTCGCTGTGGCGCAAGCTTGGTGATCGAGCTCAATCCGATCGGGCTCAGGCACAACTCGCCCACGGTGTGCAGGAAGTAGGTCGTGACCAGCCACATCGGGCTGACCTTTCCCGCCTCGATGAACTGCGCGCCCCAGGCCAACACGAAGAAACCGCTGCCGAGCAGGACCAATCCCAGACCGAATTTGACTGGAATCGAGGGGTTGTACGCGCCGAGTCGCACCCAGAGCATTCCCATGACGGGAGCCAGGATGATGATGAACAGCGGATTGACGCTCTGCAGGAAGGTGGTCGGCATCTCCCAGCCGAAAATCACGCGGTCGGTGAAATTCTCGGCGAAGAGGTTCATGCTCGATCCGGCCTGTTCGAAGCCGCTCCAGAACATGGCCGCGCCCAGGAAGAGCAGGAAGATCACACCGATCCGTGCACGCTCCACGCCGTCCTTGCAGGCGAAGAAGGCCACGTAGACGAAGTAGAAGGCTGCGAGCACCAGGACGATGATTCCGGTGGACTGCGCGAATCCGACCAGGGTCAGCGGAAGGATGTCCGCAGCCGACAGGCCGATGATGACCGCGCTGAGAACCACGATGAAGACCACGCCCCACGTGAATTGCGACACGGCGCGTTTCACCGATGCGGGATCCGCGGCGTCGCCCTTGAGGTACCCCGCGTTGCCCATGTGCTTGCCACCGAGCACGTACTGCAGCAGACCGAAGGTCATGCCGACGCCGGCGGCGCCGAAGCCCAGGTGCCAGTTGACCTCCTCGCCGAGGTAACCGCAGATCAGGGGACCGAGCAATGCACCGAAGTTGATCCCCATGTAGAAGATCGAGAACCCGGCGTCACGGCGCGCCCCGCCCTCGGGATACAGATCCCCGACCACCGAACTCACGTTGGGCTTCAACAGGCCGGTGCCGAGCACGATCAGGAACATACCCAGGAAGAAGCTCGGATCGGTGGGCACGGCCATCGTGTAGTGGCCGGCGGCAATGATGATCCCGCCGATCAGGACGGCTCGGCGCTGACCGAAGATCTTGTCGGCCATCCACCCGCCGGGCAGTGCCAGAGCGTATACACCGAAGGTGTACAGACCATAGATCGCCGTCGCGGTCTCGGTCTCGAGGCCCATGCCGTGGCGCGCGGTGTCGGTCATGAAGAGGACCAGCAGCGCGCGCATGCCGTAGTAGCTGAAGCGCTCCCAGAACTCGGTGAAGAAGAGGGTCGCGAGGCCGCGGGGATGTCCGAAGAAGGAGTGATCGTCCGCGGCCGTTCGAGCGGTGGGTTCGGTCATGGAACGGCTTTCCTGACGGGGTCGGCCGGCTGACGTGGCCGGATCGAGGACACTCGCGGCAGTCTATCCCACCGATCGGTGCGGGGCAACGCTGCGAAACCTTGGTGGGATCAGCGGTTGCGTGATCCAGTGGGTTCACTCCGTCGGCGCGATCCAGGCGTCGACGCGACGGACGAGGCGTGGGTCGTCCAGCCGGGGACGCAGGGTCCGGAGTCGTTCGACGAGACTGTCGCGGACGGCTCCGGTCACTGACGACGGCCGCGAGGGAGTGCCCAATCGTTCCAGCAGGGATTCGACCTCGCGGGTGACGGGATCGATCGAGGTGGCCTCGTCGACGCTTCTCGGCGGCGCCATTCGCCGGACTTCAGGTGCCCGGAGCGCTTCCCCGGTCGTTCCCGGGTCGCCCACGTTCGGATCCGCTGGCGGTTCGACCTCGTGCAGGAAGAACAGTCCGGCCAGGCCCGCGGCCACTGCGAGCGGCGCCGCGATCCGCCACCACGGAAGGCGATCCCGGTGACGGCGAACGCGGATGCGGTCCACGACCGCCTTCCGATCGAGTTCGGCCGCGACGTCGTCCTCGCCGTGCTCGCGGTCATCGCTCGCCCGCACCAGATCGTCGACACGCTCGGCCCACGCATCGGCGGGTCCGTCGCCGGTGGGGCGGGCCTCGTCGCCGCCGAGGCCCTCGGCGATCTCACGTTCGGAACGATTCCGGTTCACGGCGTGCCCTCCTCCGGTGCTCGCGGATCGCCGTAGCGTTCCGCCAGACGGATCGCGATCCGCGCGCGGGCGCGGGACAGTCGGGAGAGGACCGTTCCCAGCGGCAGATCCAGCGCGGTCGCGATCTCCGTCGTGCTCATCTCCTCGACCGCGCGCAGCCGCAGGACCAGGGCCCAGCCCGCGGGGAGATCGGCGAGCGCGCGCTCGACCTCGGCGAGCATCTCGGCGTCGTCCACGGCCCGCGGGGCGTCGGCCGGGACGGCGATCGCTTCCAGCCACGGCTCGGCGTCGTCCACCTCGTCGCGCCGCGACGCGCTCCGGCGACGGTCGAGCGCGAGGTTCACGCCGATCCGCGCGACCCAGGGTTCGAAGCATCGCTCCGGATCGAAGTCCTCGAGCCGTTCCCAGGCGCGGACGAAGGTGTCCTGCACCAGATCGTCGAGCGCGTCGTCGTCGCCGGCGACGTACCGCCGCAGACGCATCCGGAGCCACGACGACAGACGCAGGACGACCGCGCCGTAGGCATCGGGGTCGCCGCCGCGAGCCCGCAGGACGAAGTCGTGCAGATCGGTGTCGTCGGTCGCGGCCACGGTCCGGCTCCGGTAGTTCGACGCATGGCCCTCCGACCGGGAGTACGCCGTGCGCCGTGGTTCCATTCCCGTCATCCTGCCACCGGGACGCCGCGACGACCAGCGGCGAAGCGGGCGACGCTGGAATCGGGTGTGCGTTTCTCCTAGAATCGCGCTCCGACGCGGCCGTCGTGTTCCCGCCGGCGCGACGTGTTCCGCGGAGTCTCGCCGAAAGGAGGGCCCAT
This region of Candidatus Krumholzibacteriia bacterium genomic DNA includes:
- a CDS encoding SpoIIE family protein phosphatase, with protein sequence MSDERAIDTPLQMIGGRVRRRPTSPEASAALRRLRRLGAAALIMLAGGWLPGIWSHLVGASAGAVLIVELVRMHRPHVLAPRVWTAGLAIAGAPLLVPGASDVGRVLFSTAIVVFLLLRRHRVLGVLPSWHRALVFGGCVGAIVLMVLVPDLREVRGWFGEILHGVHGSARLTLVVAAALTAVHLFLGIRLHFLRLRPKLAVAGFLIAAVPVVLLAALAVVVVYGVVGSSTSSHAQSVLAGWLDRVATGELHGPGPFEEGFGAVGIAAEIESPAPPPWRDELADAIEHSGFGPVPAGLWVRRNGEIWAVRTGVDEDGQRVLLGGRRLGPKSIQRLADQLGCEVDLMGAVEDSDLHLTLGGSRSGGIPIGEGEGRLRAKPRSVDTTTESSPWTEQWRIFGGATFEVHDLGGGSLDATGALIRLRTRPSDLVALVTSDANVVNQIVGVALLVIAALFLMLEALALYFGLRIVGGITLAVSGLHQAMRRLARGDLDTRVDLPNQDEFGDLAEGFNDMTRAIHVAQDQIVEKQRLEQEIATARRIQIRLLPESLPEVEGYEIDGGSTPSKQVGGDYFDFIPLPDGRLGVAVADVSGKGIPAALLMSNLQASLQGQLLHEAQVSEVVERMNDLLARSTDTHMFATFFYGVLEPATGRVVGVNAGHDPPLVVRADGTLETLPAGGLILGMLPGQRYTECSTVLAPGDSMILYTDGITEAMGPGTRIPGLDLRALPASTEPTIERHDRSIDDENGDDEEEIVTNFFGEDRLREIAVARRHESAASIRRAILDAVSRHVRDVPQSDDVTLVVIKRRAA
- a CDS encoding methyl-accepting chemotaxis protein, with the protein product MVVLGATPLLLFLFGSPTWLVAAGGSGVATLAFGGWISHVGSGADEPDGRPRVKADDHDHEGFCPATFMLLWELMSPQIEQVSLVQQELEQVRGLIGDAVGKLGASFTGMNEGTQMQLTKVRSIMSDESDDGSRRVSLEEFAQENNRLVGAFVDQISAISQQSQDMVRRIQDISGQMDQVAGRIGEVQNIAERTRLLALNANIEAARAGSAGRGFMVVADEVRKLAADSHGFADEIRSLVEGSHTSINQAREIMETMAGEDMQSALASKSEIDTMLQDLHEINEHAKSTMAEVEAIAGNIGNEVGLAITALQFEDMVRQLIEHVSQRTNLLRLYAAETFSDETWKLSDPTSLGQAEATVEQLARTLRAKHGLFDTLSHQPVEQQQMDWGDAELF
- a CDS encoding co-chaperone GroES family protein, with the protein product MASIRKHMLVVGDRLLVKPVEGEERTDTGLVLPATAVSDQQVRSGRVIKVGPGIPVPEPMDHDEPWKKREPSARYVPLQAREGDTALFLKKASVEIKFEGENYLIVPNSAVLLLVREELDLGEDRPDRH
- a CDS encoding response regulator, translated to MATILAVDDSRSLRQMVTVTLQSAGHTVTEAEDGVQALDLAKTGNFNLVLTDVNMPNMDGITLIKELRQLPSYKFTPMLVLTTESGDGRKSDGRQAGATGWLVKPFNPEQLLAVIKKVLG
- a CDS encoding sigma-70 family RNA polymerase sigma factor, producing MEPRRTAYSRSEGHASNYRSRTVAATDDTDLHDFVLRARGGDPDAYGAVVLRLSSWLRMRLRRYVAGDDDALDDLVQDTFVRAWERLEDFDPERCFEPWVARIGVNLALDRRRSASRRDEVDDAEPWLEAIAVPADAPRAVDDAEMLAEVERALADLPAGWALVLRLRAVEEMSTTEIATALDLPLGTVLSRLSRARARIAIRLAERYGDPRAPEEGTP
- a CDS encoding peptide MFS transporter, whose product is MTEPTARTAADDHSFFGHPRGLATLFFTEFWERFSYYGMRALLVLFMTDTARHGMGLETETATAIYGLYTFGVYALALPGGWMADKIFGQRRAVLIGGIIIAAGHYTMAVPTDPSFFLGMFLIVLGTGLLKPNVSSVVGDLYPEGGARRDAGFSIFYMGINFGALLGPLICGYLGEEVNWHLGFGAAGVGMTFGLLQYVLGGKHMGNAGYLKGDAADPASVKRAVSQFTWGVVFIVVLSAVIIGLSAADILPLTLVGFAQSTGIIVLVLAAFYFVYVAFFACKDGVERARIGVIFLLFLGAAMFWSGFEQAGSSMNLFAENFTDRVIFGWEMPTTFLQSVNPLFIIILAPVMGMLWVRLGAYNPSIPVKFGLGLVLLGSGFFVLAWGAQFIEAGKVSPMWLVTTYFLHTVGELCLSPIGLSSITKLAPQRLVSQMMGTWFVGAALGNLIAGLVAGFIEDMPQDQLFSTVALIVIGSGVVFLLFAKPIGKLTHGVK
- the cheD gene encoding chemoreceptor glutamine deamidase CheD — encoded protein: MNAHATAPAPSPPRPLRGFEHIGFYWDRRYGRFAAKLNPGEYYVTTEDHLIMTVLGSCVSACVRDTVLGVGGMNHFMLPANDDPASLARHVARSASAANRYGTYAMENMINDILKHGGSRDRLEVKIFGGGKILSSMADIGGKNIAFVREFLQIEGFRVSAEDVGDRFPRKLYYEPHSGRVQVKRLKQVESEVVKREENYRRTIDRKPVGGAVELF
- a CDS encoding alpha/beta fold hydrolase, whose amino-acid sequence is MKIALVVVAAALFVIVATVVLFRSTRADLPAPASMATLPDALDIHLAAREARFDDLRAGAEKKIVWHDPTTKRRTPLAIVYLHGFSATRREAFPLAETVADSLGANLFLTRLSGHGRDGEAMAEATVADWLADVREAMAVAARLGERTVLVGLSTGGTLAVWAATRPDWKDQLEALVLISPNLGPRDVRAGLLLWPGGLTLTRWIQGPERAWEPQNEQHAAHWTTRYPVEAVATMMRLVTGVRRLDPSEIVTPVLLLHSDRDTVIRVDRAIDVFDRMESDRSERVVVSGVGDEDGHVLAGDVLSPGTTDQVVRAIVGFVRGDSTRD